The stretch of DNA CTCGAGGAAGCTTCCGGGAACGTTCGTGATCGCGTTCCCGAAGTCGTCGACGACAAGCACTTCTCCGGTCGCGCGGTCGCCGTCGACGGTCGCTGCGGGCAACTCGCAGTCGACGGTCGCCTCGACGTCGACCGGGGAGAGGGACTCGAGCGAGTCGAGGTCCTCGAGGCCGGTTTCGTGGACGTCGGCGGCCGTCGGTGCGAAGACGTCCCGGCCGTGGAACGTGTTGCTCGCGGGTCCGTCGGTCGTCTCCGGCGTCCAGCCGGTCGAGGCGGGAACGACCGATCCGATTTCGGTTTCGTCGACGACGTACGCCTCGAGCGCGCCGTCACTGGCGAGTCGTGGAGCGACCGGCCGGAGGACGCCGTTGTCGGGTCCGACGAGAACGTGCTCGCCAGCACGGACTACGAGCGCGTCCCGGTCGGTGCCGACGCCGGGGTCGACGACGACCAGATGCGTCGCGGGCGGATAGTACGGAAGCACTTCGCGGA from Natronobacterium texcoconense encodes:
- a CDS encoding SAM hydrolase/SAM-dependent halogenase family protein, which codes for MITLASDFGTPYPAAMKGVILQRTDARLVDVAHDFPRQDVRAAAFWLREVLPYYPPATHLVVVDPGVGTDRDALVVRAGEHVLVGPDNGVLRPVAPRLASDGALEAYVVDETEIGSVVPASTGWTPETTDGPASNTFHGRDVFAPTAADVHETGLEDLDSLESLSPVDVEATVDCELPAATVDGDRATGEVLVVDDFGNAITNVPGSFLEGREQVDVGGETVPVGDTFAAVSVGERLVTVGSHSYVELDVNQGRGDEAFGLEVGDGVVLEGT